In Physeter macrocephalus isolate SW-GA chromosome 2, ASM283717v5, whole genome shotgun sequence, a single window of DNA contains:
- the FARP2 gene encoding FERM, ARHGEF and pleckstrin domain-containing protein 2 isoform X4, translating to MGELEGTYRVLQTPGTRLGAPTPVGVSTLEPGQGPSAAAAWPAARTPVRVQLLDNSVEVFDVEPKCDGQVLLTQVWKRLNLIECDYFGLEFQNVQSCWIWLEPMKPIVRQVRRPKNTVLRLAVKFFPPDPGQLQEEYTRYLFALQLKRDLLEERLTCTDTTAALLASHLLQAEIGDYEEALDREHLRAHEYLPGQERALERILELHREHAGQTPAESDFQVLEIARKLEMYGIRFHTASDREGAKINLAVSHMGVLVFQSSTKINTFNWSRLRKLSFRRRRFLIKLHPEAHGPYQDTLEFVLGSRDACKNFWKTCVEYHTFFRLSDQPKPRARAILFSRGSSFRYSGRTQKQLVDYVKDGGMKRIPYERKHSKTRMSLHALNANLPRQSVLFTEGTTTPASPSSTSASFCSGPASPPATAGLLGSKDGSGSPTGRPAPSARWPAAERSTVAAAPPPGPPAFQPCQGLSVESPQLPSTRKTPPSLSALGPAEQGSSPLLSPVLSDAGGAGMDDQEEVRHKCAPADEAYFIAKEILATERTYLKDLEVITVWFRSAVVKADAMPADLMTLLFSNIDPIYEFHRGFLREVELRLALWEGSSSAQATGDHRRIGDVLLSNMLQLKTLTRHFQRLHEVLTELEAASRRLRRLEAVRRDFELQKVCYLPLNAFLVKPLQRLRHYRLLLRRLCAPDRQDADRGDQDRADRREALKAITEVTSALQHSLVRLENLQKLTELQRDLVGVESLVAPGRVS from the exons CCTAAATGCGATGGCCAGGTGTTACTGACCCAGGTGTGGAAGCGCTTGAATCTGATAGAATGTGACTATTTCGGCTTGGAGTTTCAAAACGTCCAGTCCTGCTGG ATCTGGCTTGAACCTATGAAACCCATCGTTAGACAAGTACGAA ggCCAAAGAATACAGTGCTCCGCCTAGCAGTGAAATTTTTCCCACCTGATCCGGGTCAGTTGCAAGAAGAATATACACG ATACTTGTTTGCCCTGCAACTTAAGAGAGACCTTCTGGAGGAGCGTCTGACCTGCACGGACACCACGGCTGCCCTCCTGGCGTCCCACCTCCTGCAGG CGGAAATAGGAGATTACGAAGAGGCGCTGGACCGGGAGCACCTGCGGGCCCACGAGTACCTGCCGGGCCAGGAGCGGGCCCTGGAGCGGATCCTGGAGCTCCACCGGGAGCACGC gggccAGACGCCTGCCGAGTCGGATTTCCAGGTGCTGGAAATTGCCCGGAAGCTGGAAATGTACGGCATCAGGTTTCACACGGCCTCTGACAGGGAGGGGGCCAAGATCAACCTGGCCGTTTCCCACATGGGCGTCCTCGTCTTCCAG AGCAGCACCAAGATCAACACCTTCAACTGGTCCAGGCTCCGGAAGCTCAGCTTCAGGAGGAGAAGGTTTCTCATCAAGCTCCACCCAGAGGCCCAC GGGCCTTACCAGGACACCCTGGAATTCGTGCTGGGGAGTAGGGACGCGTGTAAGAACTTCTGGAAGACGTGTGTAGAGTATCACACCTTTTTCAGACTTTCTGATCAGCCGAAGCCCAGAGCTAGAGCCATCCTCTTCAGCAGAGGTTCCTCCTTCAGATACAG tggAAGAACTCAGAAGCAGCTAGTGGATTATGTCAAAGATGGTGGGATGAAGAGGATTCCGTATGAAAG AAAGCACAGCAAGACCCGGATGTCTCTCCACGCCCTAAATGCCAACTTGCCGAGGCAG AGCGTCTTGTTCACCGAGGGCACGACGACTCCCGCGTCCCCGTCTTCAACGAGTGCCTCCTTCTGTTCAGGCCCCGCCTCCCCTCCGGCCACCGCGGGCCTGCTCGGTTCCAAGGACGGCAGCGGCTCCCCGACGGGGCGCCCGGCTCCCAGCGCCAGGTGGCCAGCTGCAGAGAGGAGCACCGTggccgcggccccgccccccgggccGCCTGCATTCCAGCCTTGCCAAG GCCTTTCCGTGGAGAGTCCCCAGCTTCCCTCCACCCGGAAGACCCCACCGAGCCTGAGCGCACTGGGCCCAGCCGAGCAGGGCTCCTCTCCCCTGCTGAGCCCCGTCCTCAGCGACGCTGGCGGAGCCGGGATGGACGACCAGGAGGAGGTGAGACACAAG TGTGCGCCCGCGGACGAGGCCTATTTCATAGCAAAGGAGATTCTTGCTACAGAGCGAACATACCTGAAGGATTTAGAAGTTATTACCGTG TGGTTCCGGAGCGCTGTGGTCAAGGCGGACGCCATGCCTGCGGACCTGATGACCCTGCTCTTCTCCAACATCGACCCCATCTATGAGTTCCACAGAGGCTTCCTGCGCGAGGTGGAGCTGCGGCTGGCGCTCTG GGAGGGGTCTTCCAGTGCCCAGGCCACAGGCGACCACCGACGAATCGGGGACGTCCTGCTCAGCAACATGCTTCAGTTAAAG aCGCTCACGCGCCACTTCCAGAGGCTCCACGAGGTCCTGACGGAGCTGGAAGCGGCCAGCAGGCGCCTGCGGAGGCTGGAGGCGGTGCGCCGGGACTTCGAGCTGCAGAAGGTCTGCTACCTGCCGCTCAACGCCTTCCTGGTGAAGCCGCTGCAGCGCCTGCGCCACTACCGGCTGCTGCTGCGCCGCCTGTGCGCCCCCGACCGCCAGGACGCCGACCGCGGCGACCAGGACCGCGCCGACCGCCGCG AAGCCCTCAAGGCCATCACGGAGGTGACCTCCGCACTCCAGCACAGCCTCGTCCGGCTGGAGAACCTCCAGAAGCTGACGGAGCTGCAGCGGGACTTGGTCGGCGTGGAGAGCCTCGTTGCCCCTGGCAGG